Within the Planctomycetota bacterium genome, the region CTGAACACGCGGGAGGCGGTGGAGCGGTATGTCCTCCCCTTTGATCCGTTCGACGAGGAGTTCCTGCTGGCTCTGGCGTCGCAGGCTGCGGTGTGTGTGGAGAAGGCCAAGCTCTACGAGGACATCGAAAAGATGTTCGAAGGGCTCGTCAGCTCCTTCACGCTGGCTCTCGAGCGGCGCAACCGCACGACCTACGGCCATTGCATGCGCGTGGCCCGGTACGCCGTGGCCATCGCCGAGGCGGTCAACGACTCTCCCCCGGAGCTCTTCGGAGGCTACCGGTTCGGCCCCGCGGAGCTCAAGGAGCTTCGCTACGCCGCGCTTCTGCACGACATCGGGAAGATCGCCGTCCCCGAGGCGGTCCTCGACAAGGAGAACAAACTCCTCGACAGCGAGATCCGCGCCATCGAGTATCGCCTTCACTACGCGCGGCTCCAGGGCAAGCCGGCCGAGAAGATCGCCCGCTGGATCGAGGCGATCCGCCGCATCAACATCCCGCGCGGCTTCACGGAGGCCGACAAGAAGGTCCTCGACGAGATCCGCGCCGAGCGTTTCGTGGACGTGGACGGCCGGGAACGGCCGCTTCTGACGGACCACGAGTACGAGAACCTCGCCGTGGCCCGCGGGAACCTCACCCCGGCGGAGCGCCGCCAGATCGAGCACCACATCGTGGATACCTGGGAGATTCTCAAACGCATCCCGTGGCCCAAGGATTACCTGCGGGTGGCCAACATCGCCGCCTGTCACCACGAGAAGATCGACGGCTCGGGCTATCCCTGGAAGCTGCGCGGCGACGAGATCCCCCTGGGCGGGCAGATCCTGGCGATCGTGGACATTTTCGAGGCGCTGACCGCGAAGGATCGCCCCTACAAGCCGCCGATCCCCATCGACAAGGCGATCTCCATCGTGCAGCAGGAAGTGGACCGCGGGGCGCTCAACCCCAAGCTCTGGAAGCTTTTCCTGGACCGGAAGATCTACGCCCTCTTCAGCGACGAGACGGGCTTCATTCCGCGGCCCCAGGAGCCCGTTCTTTCCCCATGACGTCGCCGGGGCGCGTGGAGCGGCGTCCCCTGGGGCGGACGGGCCTCACGGTGAGCGCCCTGTGCGTATGTCCGGGGGAGGGGCCCGAGCGGGAAACGGTGGCGCGGCGCGCCCGCGTCGCGGGATGCGCCCTCTTCGGGGCGGACCGGACGCTCGAGGAAGGGGCGATGGTTCTGCCCGGCGCCCTGAACGGATCCTCGTACGGCATGGTCCGGTACAACCTGCTCGATCAGACGGAGGCCCATTCCGTCATTCCACGCCTGGCGCGGGAAGGGCGGGGAGTCCTGGCGGTGGGCGTCCTGGCGGGCGGAAGGCTGGCCGGACCGGCGCCGACGGCGGATCCGCGCGCCGGGGCGTTCGATTTCCTGGCGCGCCGGGGCCGGACCCGCGCCCAGGCGGCCCTTCAGTTCGTCCTGGCCAACGAATCCGTGAGCGCCGCGCTCGTGCGGGTTTCGACGGTCGCGCATTTGGAGGAGCTCCTGGGGGCGTTCGCGGCGCCGCCCCTTTCCGGGCGGGAACTGGAGCAGATCTTCGAGACGTGGGCCAACCGACATGACCCGGGTCCTTGAATTCCGCGGCGCGACCCGCTAAAACGCCCCCATGCACCGGATCTTCGCCGGGATGGCCGTCTGGGCGGTGGCCTTGCTTCTGGCCGAGTTCGCCCTGGGGATCCTCACCCGGCGCGTCCAGCCCGCCCTCGTGGGCTGGCACCTGGCTTTCGGAGTGTTCGTGGCGATCTACGTGTGCGTCCTCCACGTCATGGTGATGTTTCACTTCATCGGCAGCGGCAAGGAAATGAAGGAGCACGCCCGCATTCTCGGAGACAACGCCGAGATTCTGCGCCGCCTTCGGCGGCTCAAGATGCAGGTAATGCCCGCCGCCACGTTCGCGCCGGTCCTCATCATGGCCGGGGCGATCCTGGGCGGAGGGGCCCACACGAAGGCGCTCGGGGACTGGGCGTGGATCCACTGGGCGCTCGCCCTGGCGGGTCTTCTTCTCAACCTCTACGTCTTTCCCATCGAATACCGGTGCCTGAAAGCCAACCTCGAGCTTTTGCACGAGGTGGACGAGCGGATCCGTCGAGAAATTTCGCCGGCGCTCGAATCGCCGATCACGAAGGAGTCCCCCGCGACAAGTGCCTCCGTGCGGATGACTCAGGGGGAGCGGACCGCAGGCGAGTCGAACCCTGGGTGAGCCCTTCGACTCCGGCTCTCCATGAAAAACGAGCTCGCTGAGGAATACTTCCGGAAGGCCTACGCCTGCCAGATGGCGGGCCGGCTCGAGGAGGCGATCCGCTATTACCGCACATCGATCGAGCTGGAGCCCACGGCGGAGGCGCATACCTTTCTGGGCTGGACCTACAGTTTCCAGCACCGGTACGAGGAGGCCATCGAGGAGTGCCGCAAGGCCATCGAAGTCGATCCGGACTTCGGAAACCCCTACAACGACATCGGCGCTTATCTCATCGAGCTGGGCCGGTGGGACGAGGCGATTCCGTGGCTCGAGAAGGCGCTCCAGGCCCCGCGCTACGAGCCGCGTCATTATCCCCACTTCAATCTGGCGCGCATTTACGTGCACCGATATGAGTGCGACCGGGCGATCCGGCACCTGGAGGAGGCCCTGGCCCTGGAGCCGGGCTTTGCGCCGGCGCGGCGGGAACTGGCCCGGCTTCGCGCCCGCCTGAACTGAGTCGGGGGAGGGGACCATGAAGCAGGCCATCGTGATGTACGCCGCGAGCGAGACGGACGCCAACCTTTACTACGCGACCCGATTTCTCGTCGGCGACCCCGTGCCGTTCATCCAGGTGGGCGATCGCAAGATGCTCGTGCTTTCCGATCTCGAGCTGGGGCGGGGCCGGGACGAGGCGCGGGTGGACGAGGTCCTGTCCTACTCGGAGATCCTGCGCTCCCTCGGAAAGAAAGCCTCCCTGGCGCGGGTGATCGAAAGCGTTCTGCGGGACCACGGGGCGAGCCGGTGCGTGGTGCCGGCGAACTTCCCGCTCGAGCTGGCGGACCGGCTCCGGGCGCTGGGCCTGCGGGTCCAGGCGCGGCCACACCCCTTCTATCCGGAGCGGGTGCTCAAGACTCCGGAAGAGGTTCGGGCGATCGAGCGAGCCCAGCGGGCCACGGAGCGCGCCGTCGAAGCGGCGCTGGAGGTCCTCCGCCGGGCCCGGATCCGCGGACACAAGATCTACTCGGGCGGCGAGGTCGTCACGAGCGAATTCCTCAAGCGGGTGATCAACGTGAGGCTCATGGAGGAAAATTGCGTCGCCCGCAACACGATCGTGGCCGGCGGCGACCAGGGATGCGATCCCCACAACCGGGGACACGGGCCGATCCGGCCGGATCAGACGATCGTGATCGACGTCTTCCCGCGCTCCGGGGACACACTCTACTATGCGGACATGACCCGGACGGTCGTCAAGGGCGTCCCCTCCCCGGACGTGAGGCGACTGTACGCCGCCGTGCGTGAGGCGCAGGAGGTGGGGATCTCCGGAGTCCGGCACGGGGCCGACGGCCGGAAGCTGCACCAGGAGGTCAAGAGCGTCTTCGATCGCCTGGGATACCGGACCGAGCCGCGGGACGGAAAGATGGTGGGCTTCTTCCACGGCACGGGGCACGGGGTGGGGCTCGATATCCATGAGGCCCCGTCGA harbors:
- a CDS encoding HD domain-containing phosphohydrolase, whose product is MSASTTSRILEAVDARSRHVVQRLQKLLEIGTLLSAERDLLRLLGLILRESRLLTSADAGAIFVREDEIRLVPDATGRDRTHTVTPYLSLKVAQNDSIHFPFKEMKLPFDGKTLSGHVALTGEILNLPDVYRIPKDAPYSYSTAFDEASGYRCRSMLVVPMKNREGESIGALQLINKKKDPTALLNTREAVERYVLPFDPFDEEFLLALASQAAVCVEKAKLYEDIEKMFEGLVSSFTLALERRNRTTYGHCMRVARYAVAIAEAVNDSPPELFGGYRFGPAELKELRYAALLHDIGKIAVPEAVLDKENKLLDSEIRAIEYRLHYARLQGKPAEKIARWIEAIRRINIPRGFTEADKKVLDEIRAERFVDVDGRERPLLTDHEYENLAVARGNLTPAERRQIEHHIVDTWEILKRIPWPKDYLRVANIAACHHEKIDGSGYPWKLRGDEIPLGGQILAIVDIFEALTAKDRPYKPPIPIDKAISIVQQEVDRGALNPKLWKLFLDRKIYALFSDETGFIPRPQEPVLSP
- a CDS encoding aldo/keto reductase — protein: MTSPGRVERRPLGRTGLTVSALCVCPGEGPERETVARRARVAGCALFGADRTLEEGAMVLPGALNGSSYGMVRYNLLDQTEAHSVIPRLAREGRGVLAVGVLAGGRLAGPAPTADPRAGAFDFLARRGRTRAQAALQFVLANESVSAALVRVSTVAHLEELLGAFAAPPLSGRELEQIFETWANRHDPGP
- a CDS encoding tetratricopeptide repeat protein, which translates into the protein MKNELAEEYFRKAYACQMAGRLEEAIRYYRTSIELEPTAEAHTFLGWTYSFQHRYEEAIEECRKAIEVDPDFGNPYNDIGAYLIELGRWDEAIPWLEKALQAPRYEPRHYPHFNLARIYVHRYECDRAIRHLEEALALEPGFAPARRELARLRARLN
- a CDS encoding Xaa-Pro peptidase family protein; this translates as MKQAIVMYAASETDANLYYATRFLVGDPVPFIQVGDRKMLVLSDLELGRGRDEARVDEVLSYSEILRSLGKKASLARVIESVLRDHGASRCVVPANFPLELADRLRALGLRVQARPHPFYPERVLKTPEEVRAIERAQRATERAVEAALEVLRRARIRGHKIYSGGEVVTSEFLKRVINVRLMEENCVARNTIVAGGDQGCDPHNRGHGPIRPDQTIVIDVFPRSGDTLYYADMTRTVVKGVPSPDVRRLYAAVREAQEVGISGVRHGADGRKLHQEVKSVFDRLGYRTEPRDGKMVGFFHGTGHGVGLDIHEAPSISNRGSRLEAGAVVTVEPGLYYFGTGAVRLEDMVLVTRDGGRNLTRFPKELEIK